A region from the uncultured Macellibacteroides sp. genome encodes:
- the thrS gene encoding threonine--tRNA ligase → MIKITFPDDSVREYAEGTTAMQIAESISSRLAQDVLAASVNGEIWDLTRPISADSAVKLFKWDDEEGKHAFWHSSAHLMAEALQELFPGIKFGIGPAIESGFYYDVDPGETPIKDSDFPLIEAKMAELVARKESIVRQNITKDEALKMFGDRGELYKTELISELAEGTITTYSQGDFTDLCRGPHLPNTSYIKAIKILSVAGAYWRGDEKRKQLVRLYGITFPKKKMLDEHLALLEEAKKRDHRKLGKELELFTFSQAVGQGLPLWLPRGTQLRMCLEDFLKRIQKRYGYQQVITPHIGQKELYVTSGHYAKYGKDSFQPIHTPQEGEEFLLKPMNCPHHCEIYKAFPRSYKDLPLRFAEFGTVYRYEQSGELHGLTRVRGFTQDDAHLFCRPDQLKDEFLKVMDIIFIIFKALDFENFEAQISLRDPNNKEKYIGSDENWDKAERAIVEACQEKGLKAKVELGEAAFYGPKLDFMVKDAIGRRWQLGTIQVDYNLPERFELEYAGDDNKKHRPVMIHRAPFGSMERFVAVLIEHTGGKFPLWLTPDQVVIMPISEKFNEYAHQVAETLNDQNIRVLVDDRNEKIGRKIRDNELKRIPYMLIVGEKEAENNEVSVRKQGEGDKGSMNITTFASLLNAEVEEMMNHWQKKEDK, encoded by the coding sequence ATGATAAAAATTACATTTCCGGATGATTCCGTTAGAGAATATGCTGAAGGAACTACTGCGATGCAAATTGCAGAAAGCATCAGTTCCCGTTTAGCACAGGATGTGTTGGCTGCAAGTGTAAATGGTGAAATCTGGGATTTGACAAGACCCATTTCAGCAGATTCGGCAGTGAAATTATTTAAGTGGGATGATGAAGAAGGAAAGCATGCTTTCTGGCATTCGAGTGCCCATCTTATGGCCGAAGCATTGCAAGAACTATTTCCTGGTATTAAGTTTGGTATTGGCCCGGCTATTGAAAGTGGATTCTATTATGATGTAGATCCGGGAGAAACTCCAATTAAGGACAGTGATTTTCCTTTGATAGAGGCTAAAATGGCCGAATTGGTTGCCCGTAAGGAAAGCATCGTACGTCAGAACATTACAAAAGACGAAGCTCTTAAAATGTTTGGAGATAGAGGCGAGTTGTATAAAACGGAACTAATCAGCGAGTTGGCTGAAGGAACCATTACAACATACAGTCAGGGCGATTTCACAGATTTGTGCCGTGGCCCGCATTTGCCTAATACTTCGTACATTAAAGCAATAAAGATATTAAGTGTAGCTGGTGCTTATTGGAGAGGCGACGAAAAACGTAAACAATTAGTGCGTTTATACGGTATTACTTTCCCTAAAAAGAAGATGCTTGATGAACATTTGGCATTACTTGAAGAGGCAAAAAAGCGTGATCACCGTAAATTAGGAAAAGAACTTGAATTATTTACATTCTCGCAGGCTGTTGGTCAGGGATTGCCTTTATGGTTGCCTCGTGGTACACAGCTGCGTATGTGCCTGGAAGATTTTCTAAAGCGTATTCAAAAACGTTATGGATATCAACAAGTAATTACTCCGCATATCGGACAAAAAGAATTATATGTTACATCAGGCCATTACGCTAAGTATGGTAAAGATTCGTTTCAACCTATTCATACACCTCAAGAGGGAGAAGAGTTCTTGCTTAAACCAATGAACTGTCCTCACCATTGCGAAATCTACAAGGCATTTCCTCGTTCTTATAAAGATCTGCCTTTGCGCTTTGCGGAATTTGGAACGGTTTACCGTTACGAACAAAGTGGAGAGTTGCATGGTTTAACGAGAGTAAGAGGCTTTACTCAGGATGATGCCCACCTGTTCTGTCGTCCGGATCAGTTGAAAGATGAGTTTTTGAAGGTAATGGATATTATCTTCATTATATTCAAGGCGTTGGATTTCGAAAACTTTGAAGCTCAGATATCTTTGCGTGATCCTAACAACAAAGAAAAATACATCGGATCTGACGAGAATTGGGATAAAGCGGAACGAGCAATCGTTGAAGCTTGTCAGGAAAAGGGATTAAAAGCTAAAGTTGAATTAGGTGAAGCTGCTTTCTATGGTCCAAAACTGGATTTCATGGTGAAGGATGCTATCGGCCGCCGTTGGCAGCTTGGAACTATTCAGGTCGATTATAATTTGCCTGAACGTTTTGAACTCGAATATGCAGGAGACGATAACAAAAAGCATCGTCCTGTAATGATACACCGTGCACCATTTGGCTCTATGGAGCGTTTTGTTGCAGTGCTGATAGAACATACAGGAGGTAAATTCCCGTTATGGCTTACACCCGATCAGGTGGTGATTATGCCAATCAGCGAGAAATTTAATGAGTACGCTCACCAGGTAGCTGAAACGTTGAATGATCAAAACATACGGGTGCTTGTTGATGACCGAAATGAGAAAATTGGCCGTAAGATTCGTGATAATGAACTGAAACGTATCCCATATATGCTTATTGTGGGAGAAAAAGAAGCAGAAAATAATGAAGTTTCTGTAAGAAAACAGGGTGAAGGTGATAAAGGTTCGATGAATATTACTACCTTTGCATCGCTTTTGAACGCTGAAGTGGAAGAAATGATGAATCACTGGCAAAAAAAGGAAGATAAATAA
- a CDS encoding OmpA family protein, whose translation MKTKVLLLAILAGFVFSSNAQEFKSQIGSSKEAGYKTDFKKNKFGDNWFISIAGGASILMADQNDKADFSDRLNFAPQFSFGKWFSPYLGFRTQLNGGSIHGFQTIGNQFKMQHNKYIGAHVDLLWDVTNYWAPYNESKVFRLIPWVGLGYANRFKNDGLARSESPTINAGLLTAFRLSNRVDLNVELQGSMLQEHFNRFQEGHTTDGIVQLSAGLTFKLGKSNFEVLEPMDYALLNDLNGQINNLRAENQELNKRPKSCPECPEPVAPVVTNNVIDNVVFFRLNSAKVDKNQQINIFNTSEFVKEYNTPVKVIGYADKKTGSSDYNLKLSEKRARAVAKDLMDKYGISSDKITIEWKGSDEQPYNENNWNRVVIMRAEK comes from the coding sequence ATGAAAACGAAAGTTTTACTACTAGCAATTTTAGCAGGTTTTGTATTTTCTTCCAATGCTCAGGAATTTAAATCACAGATTGGTTCCAGCAAAGAAGCAGGATATAAAACAGACTTTAAAAAGAACAAATTTGGCGATAACTGGTTTATTTCGATTGCTGGGGGTGCAAGCATTTTGATGGCAGATCAAAATGATAAAGCAGATTTTAGTGATCGTCTGAATTTTGCTCCACAATTCTCATTTGGGAAGTGGTTTAGTCCTTATTTGGGTTTCCGTACACAACTTAATGGAGGATCAATCCATGGTTTTCAGACCATAGGTAATCAATTTAAGATGCAGCACAACAAGTATATCGGTGCTCATGTAGACTTGTTATGGGATGTTACAAACTATTGGGCTCCTTACAATGAATCAAAAGTATTCCGTTTGATTCCCTGGGTAGGTTTGGGATATGCAAACCGTTTCAAAAATGACGGATTGGCTCGTTCAGAATCTCCAACTATCAACGCTGGTTTGTTAACTGCATTCCGTTTAAGTAATCGTGTGGATTTAAATGTTGAATTACAGGGATCCATGTTACAGGAGCATTTTAATCGTTTCCAGGAAGGTCATACTACAGATGGTATTGTTCAGCTTTCGGCCGGATTAACATTTAAATTGGGCAAATCTAATTTTGAAGTGCTTGAACCTATGGATTATGCATTGCTTAATGATTTGAACGGACAAATAAATAATCTACGTGCAGAAAATCAGGAACTAAACAAACGTCCGAAATCTTGTCCTGAATGCCCAGAGCCAGTTGCTCCGGTAGTAACGAACAATGTTATCGATAATGTTGTATTTTTCCGTTTAAATAGCGCAAAAGTTGACAAGAATCAGCAAATTAATATTTTCAATACTTCGGAATTTGTTAAAGAATACAATACTCCGGTGAAGGTTATTGGTTATGCAGATAAAAAGACCGGTTCATCAGATTACAATTTGAAACTTTCTGAAAAACGTGCAAGAGCCGTTGCGAAAGATTTGATGGATAAATACGGAATTTCTTCAGATAAGATTACAATTGAATGGAAAGGATCAGATGAACAACCGTACAACGAAAACAATTGGAATCGTGTTGTTATCATGAGAGCAGAAAAGTAA
- the rfbA gene encoding glucose-1-phosphate thymidylyltransferase RfbA, whose product MKGIVLAGGSGTRLYPITKGVSKQLLPIYDKPMVYYPVSVLMLAGIREILIISTPQDLPGFKRLLGDGSDFGVHFEYAEQPSPDGLAQAFIIGADFIGNDSVCLVLGDNIFYGQSFTRMLQKAVEDAEKESKATVFGYYVNDPERYGVAEFDSEGNVLSIEEKPAVPKSNYAVVGLYFYPNKVVGVARNCKPSHRGELEITTVNQEFLGLGELKVQLLGRGFAWLDTGTHDSLFEASSFVEVIEKRQGLKIACLEEIAFNNGWITENKLAEVAKPMAKNQYGQYLLKLLDRSMQ is encoded by the coding sequence ATGAAAGGAATTGTACTTGCAGGAGGTTCCGGAACCCGTTTGTATCCTATTACAAAAGGAGTTTCCAAACAATTGCTCCCTATATATGATAAACCCATGGTTTATTATCCCGTTTCAGTGTTAATGCTTGCGGGTATTCGTGAAATCTTGATTATCTCTACACCACAGGATTTGCCTGGGTTTAAACGTTTATTGGGAGATGGATCGGACTTTGGTGTGCATTTTGAATATGCAGAACAGCCATCACCTGATGGACTAGCTCAGGCTTTTATAATAGGTGCCGATTTTATAGGAAATGATTCTGTTTGCCTTGTGTTGGGTGATAATATATTTTATGGACAAAGTTTTACACGAATGCTCCAAAAAGCCGTTGAAGATGCAGAGAAAGAATCTAAAGCAACAGTATTTGGCTATTATGTAAATGATCCCGAACGATATGGGGTAGCCGAATTCGACAGCGAAGGAAATGTGCTTAGTATCGAAGAAAAACCAGCCGTTCCGAAGTCGAATTATGCTGTTGTCGGACTTTATTTTTACCCCAACAAGGTGGTCGGGGTAGCCCGGAACTGTAAGCCTTCTCATCGCGGAGAGCTTGAAATAACAACAGTAAATCAGGAATTCCTTGGCTTGGGGGAATTAAAAGTACAACTGCTAGGTCGCGGCTTTGCCTGGCTGGATACAGGAACACATGATTCTTTATTTGAAGCATCTTCGTTTGTGGAGGTTATAGAAAAACGCCAGGGTTTAAAAATTGCTTGTTTGGAAGAAATTGCTTTCAATAACGGCTGGATAACAGAAAATAAGCTTGCCGAAGTAGCTAAACCAATGGCTAAGAATCAATACGGACAATATTTGTTGAAATTATTAGATAGAAGTATGCAATAA
- the def gene encoding peptide deformylase, translating into MILPVYLYGQSVLRQKAEDIEKDYPEIKKLVSDMYDTMYHADGVGLAAPQIGLAIRLLVIDANVLGDDFPECNGFKRTMINPDIVERSEEEIVLEEGCLSLPGISEKVSRAKEIRVKYFDENFVEHEETIDGFAARVVQHECEHLEGKVFIDNISAIRRQLNKGKINGILKGTVKCSYRAKAIGK; encoded by the coding sequence ATGATTTTACCCGTTTATTTATACGGACAGTCGGTACTTCGTCAAAAGGCCGAAGATATTGAGAAAGATTATCCTGAAATTAAAAAGCTGGTGTCAGATATGTATGATACGATGTATCATGCAGATGGAGTAGGATTAGCGGCGCCTCAGATAGGCCTGGCTATTCGCTTGTTGGTTATAGACGCAAACGTTTTGGGAGATGATTTTCCCGAATGCAATGGATTTAAGCGTACGATGATAAATCCCGATATTGTTGAACGGAGCGAAGAGGAAATAGTGTTGGAAGAAGGTTGTTTAAGTCTCCCCGGAATTAGTGAAAAAGTCTCCAGGGCAAAAGAAATCAGGGTTAAGTACTTTGATGAGAATTTTGTTGAGCATGAAGAAACTATCGATGGTTTTGCTGCCAGAGTGGTTCAACATGAATGCGAACACCTTGAAGGAAAGGTATTTATAGATAATATATCGGCTATCCGCCGGCAATTAAATAAAGGAAAAATCAACGGCATTCTGAAAGGAACAGTAAAATGTTCTTACAGAGCTAAAGCTATTGGTAAATAA
- a CDS encoding tetratricopeptide repeat protein, with the protein MKKAILFFLIQICSLSLVAQINTDRVLAIGRNALYFEDYVLSIQYFNQVIKSKPWLAEPYFYRAIAKVNLDDFKGAEEDCTLCLERNPFLVQAYYCRGIARQSQDNYHGALSDYNKGLEFKPEDRQMLVNKAVANIQMRDFKSAESVFDKLMVLFPKYTVNYLTRGAMYLEKGDSIKALNDYNKAVELDPYYSQAYGNRALLHYQMNNMQKALDDLNEAIHLDTRESGYYINRGLVKYQLNDLRGAMTDYDQVIWMDNQNLIARFNRGLLRFQVGDNNRAIEDFDVVIDIEPDNYMAYYNRALLKSETGNFRGAISDFNVVLKQYPNFLPAYYSRSEVKRKIKDEKGADRDYWTAFELEQKLKKEKAKGVVASKNSSGKDDSSDAKDDQNGENTREKSDKNINKFNRLVVYDKDEERKSKYQSEVRGRVQDKHVRVDLEPQFVLTYYEKAEQVKKIVYYDKMVEAFNARMVLPRKLLVTNEEAALTEEQIAMHFTSIDEYSAKIANNPSSINAYFARAIDYMLVQDFAEAIEDFDRVIQLDSDYAMAYFNRAVVRYKRLEYDLSQTDSQQGEPADNSISLSTASKQQNLVTPSADAATLKLKDNKRAYEHELIVRDFDKVIQLNPGFVYAYFNRGNLRCVQRDYRAAIEDYNEAIQRDPEFAEAYFNRGLTRLSLGDTDRGIADLSKAGELGIINSYSIIKRMTSN; encoded by the coding sequence ATGAAGAAGGCAATACTATTTTTTCTGATACAAATATGTTCACTTTCGCTAGTCGCTCAGATAAATACTGACAGAGTACTGGCAATAGGACGAAATGCTTTATATTTTGAAGACTACGTTCTTTCAATACAATATTTCAATCAGGTAATCAAGTCAAAGCCATGGTTGGCAGAACCTTATTTTTACCGGGCGATTGCGAAAGTGAACTTAGATGATTTTAAAGGGGCCGAAGAAGACTGTACTTTATGTCTTGAGCGGAACCCTTTTTTAGTTCAGGCATACTATTGCCGGGGGATAGCCAGACAGAGTCAGGATAATTATCATGGAGCTTTATCTGACTATAACAAAGGGCTGGAGTTTAAGCCGGAAGATAGGCAAATGCTTGTCAATAAAGCGGTCGCAAACATTCAGATGAGAGATTTTAAGTCGGCCGAATCTGTATTTGACAAATTAATGGTTCTTTTTCCTAAATATACAGTAAATTACCTCACCAGAGGAGCAATGTATCTCGAAAAAGGAGATTCAATCAAAGCCCTTAACGATTACAACAAAGCTGTAGAGCTTGATCCTTATTATTCGCAAGCCTATGGAAACAGGGCATTGCTTCATTATCAAATGAATAATATGCAGAAAGCTTTGGATGACCTAAATGAAGCCATCCATTTAGATACCCGTGAAAGTGGTTATTACATTAATCGAGGCCTGGTAAAATATCAACTAAACGATTTAAGAGGGGCTATGACTGATTATGATCAGGTTATCTGGATGGATAATCAAAATCTGATTGCCCGGTTTAACAGAGGATTACTTCGCTTTCAGGTTGGAGACAATAACAGGGCTATCGAGGATTTCGACGTTGTGATTGATATTGAACCAGACAACTATATGGCTTATTACAACAGAGCGTTGTTGAAATCGGAAACAGGAAACTTTAGAGGAGCTATTTCGGATTTCAATGTTGTACTTAAACAGTATCCAAATTTTTTGCCAGCGTATTATAGCCGTTCGGAGGTTAAACGAAAAATTAAAGATGAAAAAGGGGCGGACAGGGACTATTGGACTGCCTTTGAACTCGAACAAAAATTAAAAAAAGAAAAAGCTAAGGGTGTAGTAGCCAGCAAGAATTCTTCTGGTAAAGATGATTCAAGCGATGCAAAAGATGATCAGAATGGTGAAAACACTCGTGAGAAATCTGATAAAAATATCAATAAATTCAATCGTCTTGTAGTTTATGACAAAGATGAAGAACGTAAAAGTAAATACCAGAGTGAGGTACGGGGACGTGTTCAGGACAAGCATGTTCGTGTAGATTTAGAGCCTCAGTTTGTTCTGACCTATTACGAAAAAGCAGAACAGGTTAAAAAAATAGTTTACTACGACAAGATGGTCGAGGCATTTAATGCCCGTATGGTTTTGCCCAGAAAACTACTGGTTACAAACGAAGAAGCAGCTCTTACCGAAGAGCAGATAGCCATGCACTTTACGTCCATTGATGAGTATTCGGCTAAAATAGCTAATAATCCTTCTTCGATTAATGCTTACTTTGCCCGGGCTATCGATTATATGCTTGTGCAGGATTTTGCCGAAGCGATAGAGGACTTTGATAGAGTAATTCAACTTGATTCGGATTACGCTATGGCCTATTTCAACAGAGCGGTTGTTCGGTACAAACGACTTGAATATGATTTGTCGCAAACTGATTCTCAACAAGGAGAACCCGCAGATAATAGTATTAGCTTAAGTACTGCCAGCAAACAACAAAATCTGGTAACGCCTTCGGCCGATGCCGCAACATTAAAGCTGAAAGATAATAAGCGTGCTTACGAACATGAGTTAATCGTGCGCGATTTCGATAAAGTTATTCAGCTAAATCCCGGATTTGTGTATGCTTATTTTAATAGAGGTAATTTACGTTGTGTTCAGCGCGATTACAGGGCTGCAATAGAGGATTATAATGAGGCAATCCAGCGTGATCCTGAATTTGCTGAAGCTTACTTTAACAGAGGGCTTACCCGATTGTCTTTGGGTGACACAGACCGCGGTATTGCCGACTTAAGTAAGGCTGGCGAATTAGGAATTATTAATTCTTACAGTATCATTAAGCGAATGACAAGCAACTAA
- a CDS encoding acyl-CoA carboxylase subunit beta, translating to MTSLSKNIQDLRERKALVEMGGGEAAIEKQVAMGKLTARERIITLLDKNSFHEYDLFVDHDGRDFGMENKVLHGDGVITGTGTIFGAPVCIYAQDFTVAGGSLGLKHARKITKIMDHALKMKCPIIGINDSGGARIQEGVGALAGYGEIFYRNTICSGVIPQISLILGPCAGGAVYSPALTDFVFVVENISKMFITGPNVIKTVLGEDISMEDLGGARVHAEITGNAHFYAQSELECFDQIKKLVSFIPWNNMERAKSIEAKEPSAKLNIEQVVPSDPKKPYDVRDVIKCIVDDSDFLEVHELWAANIVIGFGRMGGETVGFVANQPMVLAGVLDCDSSDKAARFIRFCDAFNIPIITLEDMPGYLPGVDQEHAGVIRHGAKVLYAYSEATVPKVTVILRKAYGGGYIAMNSRHLGADFMFAWPSAEIAVMGPEGAANIIFRKEIMEAEDQDAMRQEKVREYIEKFANPYVAASKGYIDSVIEPKETRSLLLHALKLSALKSEARPHKKHGIPPF from the coding sequence ATGACATCATTAAGTAAAAACATTCAGGACCTTCGCGAGCGTAAAGCTCTTGTTGAGATGGGTGGTGGTGAGGCTGCGATTGAAAAGCAGGTAGCTATGGGTAAGTTAACAGCCCGTGAGCGTATCATTACCTTATTGGATAAAAATTCTTTTCATGAATACGACTTGTTCGTAGACCATGATGGAAGGGATTTTGGAATGGAAAACAAAGTATTGCATGGGGATGGTGTAATTACTGGTACAGGTACAATCTTTGGTGCACCAGTATGTATTTATGCGCAAGACTTTACTGTAGCCGGAGGATCTCTGGGACTAAAGCACGCACGTAAAATAACCAAAATTATGGACCATGCCTTGAAAATGAAGTGCCCAATCATTGGTATCAATGACTCGGGAGGTGCTCGTATTCAGGAAGGTGTTGGTGCATTGGCTGGTTATGGCGAAATCTTCTACAGAAACACAATATGCTCGGGAGTTATTCCTCAGATATCGCTTATTCTTGGACCATGTGCCGGAGGCGCTGTGTATTCTCCAGCTCTTACTGACTTTGTTTTTGTGGTTGAAAATATCTCTAAGATGTTTATCACAGGACCAAATGTTATTAAAACCGTTTTGGGAGAAGATATTTCCATGGAAGATTTGGGCGGAGCACGTGTTCATGCCGAAATTACCGGTAATGCACATTTCTATGCTCAAAGCGAACTGGAATGTTTCGATCAGATTAAAAAGCTTGTAAGTTTTATTCCCTGGAATAATATGGAACGTGCAAAATCTATTGAAGCAAAAGAACCTTCTGCTAAATTAAATATTGAACAGGTAGTACCTTCTGATCCAAAGAAACCGTATGATGTTCGCGATGTTATTAAATGCATTGTTGATGATTCTGATTTTCTTGAGGTTCACGAGCTTTGGGCTGCCAATATTGTAATAGGCTTTGGTAGAATGGGTGGCGAAACAGTTGGTTTTGTTGCTAATCAGCCAATGGTTCTTGCCGGTGTACTTGATTGCGACAGCTCAGATAAAGCAGCTCGTTTTATTCGTTTCTGCGATGCATTTAATATACCTATCATTACCTTGGAAGATATGCCAGGTTATCTTCCTGGCGTAGACCAGGAACATGCCGGTGTGATTCGTCATGGTGCTAAAGTTTTATATGCTTATTCGGAGGCAACTGTTCCAAAAGTAACCGTTATCTTGCGCAAAGCATATGGCGGAGGATACATTGCGATGAACTCCCGCCATTTGGGTGCAGACTTTATGTTTGCCTGGCCAAGTGCAGAAATTGCTGTAATGGGACCTGAAGGTGCTGCTAATATCATTTTCCGTAAAGAAATTATGGAAGCCGAAGATCAGGATGCAATGCGTCAGGAGAAGGTAAGAGAATACATTGAAAAGTTTGCAAATCCATATGTTGCAGCATCAAAGGGATACATTGATTCTGTTATTGAACCAAAAGAAACACGCTCGCTTCTTCTGCATGCGTTAAAACTTTCAGCATTGAAAAGTGAAGCTCGTCCTCATAAAAAGCACGGTATTCCTCCGTTCTGA
- a CDS encoding undecaprenyl-phosphate glucose phosphotransferase produces the protein MELNKKQAYLIQWLIGMGDLFIINLVFLVVVYVMSDYYVTPIFGKIREVVLLLNFCYLFALSFAPLQLHESVIFIEKIAQRSFLLITIHLLLFITCLIFLNLGDSLATFLVVYYIASILSFTSWRILVRITLKLYRRKGHNSKRIVIVGAGKNGLDLYQVMKNDLAYGFDIAGFFDDNVSLKYSLPNYLGMTHEVEDYLAQNEIDEVYCTLPGTQDAKILRILNFAEKNMIRFYIVPELYRNVKKSLVLEMIESIPLLTVRTEPLQFAYNRALKRSFDILFSISVLLTIYPVLYVIIGICIKLSSRGPVLFKQVRTGMYGQDFECFKFRTMKVNAEADSLQAVKDDPRKTKVGDFLRKSNLDEFPQFINVLFGDMSVVGPRPHMLKHTELYSFLIDKYMVRHLVKPGVTGWAQVTGYRGETKTLEQMEGRVKRDVWYLENWSFFLDLKIIVLTLVNMFKGEKNAF, from the coding sequence ATGGAACTGAACAAAAAACAGGCTTATTTAATCCAATGGCTCATAGGTATGGGCGACTTATTCATAATAAATCTGGTATTCCTTGTTGTTGTTTACGTGATGTCCGATTATTATGTAACTCCCATATTTGGTAAGATAAGAGAGGTTGTTTTATTATTAAACTTCTGTTATTTATTTGCGCTATCCTTTGCGCCCTTACAATTACACGAATCCGTAATTTTTATAGAAAAGATAGCTCAGCGCTCTTTTCTACTTATAACCATCCATTTGTTATTGTTTATAACCTGTCTGATCTTTTTAAATCTTGGAGATTCATTAGCTACTTTTTTGGTTGTTTATTACATTGCTTCCATATTATCTTTTACTTCCTGGCGAATTTTGGTGAGGATTACTCTGAAATTATACAGACGTAAAGGCCATAATTCCAAGAGGATCGTAATTGTAGGTGCTGGTAAAAATGGATTGGATTTATATCAGGTGATGAAAAATGATTTGGCTTACGGATTTGATATTGCAGGTTTTTTTGACGACAATGTTTCTTTAAAATACTCTTTGCCTAATTATTTAGGAATGACACATGAAGTGGAGGATTACCTCGCCCAAAACGAAATTGATGAAGTTTATTGTACTCTTCCAGGCACCCAGGACGCAAAAATTCTTAGAATATTAAATTTTGCGGAAAAAAATATGATCCGGTTTTATATTGTTCCGGAACTTTACAGGAATGTGAAAAAAAGTCTGGTGCTGGAAATGATAGAATCGATACCGCTGCTTACTGTTCGTACGGAACCGTTGCAGTTTGCCTATAATAGAGCTCTAAAGCGTAGTTTTGACATTCTTTTCTCCATTTCAGTTCTGCTAACAATCTATCCAGTGTTATATGTCATAATAGGAATATGCATAAAATTATCATCTCGTGGTCCTGTTTTATTCAAACAGGTAAGAACAGGGATGTATGGTCAGGATTTTGAGTGCTTTAAATTCAGAACAATGAAGGTGAATGCCGAAGCAGATTCTCTGCAGGCGGTTAAAGATGATCCTCGAAAAACTAAAGTCGGAGACTTTTTACGTAAATCAAATCTTGACGAGTTTCCTCAGTTTATAAATGTTTTGTTTGGCGATATGTCTGTTGTAGGACCTCGCCCTCATATGCTTAAACACACAGAGCTATATTCTTTCTTAATAGATAAATATATGGTCCGCCATTTAGTTAAGCCGGGAGTTACCGGATGGGCTCAGGTAACTGGTTATCGTGGAGAGACAAAAACGCTGGAACAAATGGAAGGTCGCGTTAAAAGGGATGTTTGGTATTTAGAAAATTGGAGTTTCTTCCTTGATCTGAAAATTATTGTGTTAACATTAGTCAATATGTTCAAAGGCGAAAAAAATGCTTTCTGA
- the ruvX gene encoding Holliday junction resolvase RuvX: MGRILAIDYGRKRSGLAVTDTLQLIATGLTTVPSGDLVKFLFDYVSREPVDIFVVGLPKQMNNELSENMKYIDAFVKHLKRTIPDIPVIFVDERFTSVLAHRAMLEGGLKKKKRQDKELVDEISAVIILQSYLESNKYQFKL, translated from the coding sequence ATGGGAAGAATTCTAGCTATAGATTATGGAAGAAAGCGAAGCGGGCTTGCGGTAACTGATACGTTGCAACTCATTGCAACAGGTCTTACTACTGTACCCAGTGGTGATTTAGTTAAATTTCTTTTCGATTATGTTTCTCGTGAGCCGGTGGATATCTTTGTTGTGGGATTACCTAAGCAGATGAATAATGAACTCTCAGAAAATATGAAGTATATTGATGCTTTTGTTAAGCATCTGAAAAGGACGATACCCGATATTCCAGTTATATTCGTGGACGAACGATTTACTTCTGTTTTAGCGCACAGAGCCATGTTAGAAGGCGGACTCAAAAAGAAAAAAAGGCAAGATAAAGAACTTGTTGATGAAATAAGTGCAGTTATTATCCTGCAAAGTTATTTAGAAAGTAATAAATATCAGTTTAAATTATGA
- a CDS encoding acetyl-CoA carboxylase biotin carboxyl carrier protein subunit has protein sequence MDKNEYVDFVVTARKYKTLLTKKYLAREVWKKPFPGDVFSVLPGTIIRLDVKEGQEVKEGELLLIHEAMKMQNRIVAPVTGVITDVCVNEGDKISKNHLMVKIEPK, from the coding sequence ATGGACAAGAATGAATATGTAGATTTTGTAGTTACCGCGCGTAAATACAAAACATTGCTTACAAAGAAATATTTAGCTCGGGAAGTGTGGAAAAAACCTTTTCCGGGTGATGTGTTTTCTGTCCTTCCAGGTACCATTATTCGTCTGGATGTTAAAGAGGGGCAAGAGGTTAAAGAAGGAGAACTGCTTCTTATTCATGAAGCGATGAAAATGCAAAACAGAATAGTAGCTCCGGTTACTGGTGTGATCACAGATGTGTGTGTCAACGAAGGAGATAAAATAAGTAAAAATCATTTGATGGTAAAAATAGAACCAAAGTGA